CGAAGAAAAGGGGGTGAGTTGGGGATGGTTTAATGAGACAAGCTCTTGATTATCGATGACAATATTGCAAACAAAGATCTCTGTTAAAATCATCGAAATGATATACCTATGATATGCAtgtaatattttgcaattagcaaaatattattagcaaaatgtaaattgctttctctttttaagaaaaatattttaaattctccatttttttataaatttctccatttcgtataaattttttcaatgggcaaaaatataatatttatttttattcgaataacgaatattttaattataatatgaaaatataaagtattaaaagaaaataaaatgaagaaaatgtaaaactatctgtaatatattgtatatttctgaccaaatataatcatacattttttattttgtataaaaataaattctaaattataaatttagtttatgtaaaatattttgctcattatttatttactattaaacttttttccaGATCCAAAAGAttccagaaaaaaatattcaaaaacattttttatttgtctttacaacaaaaaaattaaatcttatagaataatgatagaatattaatgatattaaagattttgtaTCTTATCTAAAATCATTTAACTTGAATCATTCTGTATCTTGAtttgaatcgaatttaaaaatttaatttttaactcgaaTGATCTATGATCTATAAATCTGTTATCTCGCATCGAAATTCATGTTTACcgatgaaaattgattatgaaATACGACCAATACAATACTCTGTTCAggttaattatgttaaatatcaCGTACAGGAAATCAACATTTCAATAGTATCATGTGACATGCATATATACACTGCGTTTACGTACTACGCATTGAACTCGATGATATGCATTATTTATCaagttttgtaaaatatttatgaactttcgaatgattttgatttttcgtttattattcaatcttaatacattatcaatcaaattatattaaagaaatattattataatctttataatctACGAAGAAATTCTTAGAAATCTTGAAATTCTTGATTTCAAAATGTATTCAAAATGtttctattctaaattttcgattcgaaatttttgagttgttaaagttatttacataatgcacgatatttttttattgataaaaaaatgatacactATAaacgtattaatttattccaaactaattatgatataaattatcatcttgttatcgatattttataatttcgtgaTAAATTCTCTTGTGTTTTGTTGTGGATTCACGTACAATgaagttaatatatttgaatatgaagttaatataatttattgagcAAGTCATCTGCACGCAACTGTTGTTCAGTTTTACGATACGCAATTAACGTTCTCGATATTTGTCCAAGCATCATAAAATGTTCACACCcacaaaagaatataaaactgCGTAGCGTTTATTTCACCTCTtggttttctaattaaatatattttattatacacttcataataaaaatttttttaagtaaatatattatcatcacATTGatctttttgcaaaattaaattttacatttggtatttttttttttttttgcatgtcttgtatagatttttatcatatctcaAATTTTGTATAAGCGCATAACATTtgtatatgttaattaataaatatcatatagatattaattctttgataaaaatataaaaaatatagaattcttcttatattattttatattgtatctatgttattaaaatctttctttcgttcataattttcttattacttatttccataaaacacttgaatttttttacattcatttttcaacACTCCTctgtaattcattttttcattattcatttatcttaaattttatgcaaatataacaACGATTAATCAAAGCTAATTACATaagtatatcattaatatcataacagtttaataatttacgataaaatttttgttcaaatatttctctatCGCGAATAAaccaaattaattttcaatgacaCGTTTAATTACGAAACAGCTGTCAACCATTTCACTGTTACGGGCCGATTAATTTCCCTGTTGGCCGTGAatttgaatcgaaaaatttctcttcaattTCTCGTCTTTTTCtcggaaatatttcgaattaaaccTCGAAATATGGCATTTAACACGCCAACGTATTTTCACTGTATACAAATTGTTTtccgattaatttattttataatttccaaaatttttttttcgtaaaaattttaatcgttcgatttatacaatttaaattaaatttataaaattagaaaagaacagttatttttaatttttgtaagaaaaaagaaaaatgtatctgcacaaatgtaattattaaatgttaagattagctaaaaattttatataataaaaaatatttattagcaataatatctactttatcttttaaattatgaaaaattatgaaaaattaaatataaaagtccttgttaaatcgatcgtttcttgatttggatttttttaaatttaaatataatgcaaaatatataaaattaagaaaaatttaaatcatgattttactaatttattctaatttgtttaaaaaatacaagctttgaattttgaaattcttgaattaatatcaattaatatcaattaaaaatcacaatatattatataactttgaaatatatcttgtattttttttaattaaaaagtttcagTTCTTCTCACTTACTTAAGTAATCTCAAAGTTTTGAACGGTAGTGtataaaacatgaaattttctttcctaatTTTTATGCATGGTGGATATCCGTTAtccaataagaaattatacgatatttttcaagGTAAATCATGTGACACGAAGCGTAAAATAAGTTTTCAGTGATCGATTATGTATCTTATTATGCAGTCTTACAATGAACTTCCAAtatcttctaaaataattattaattttcggtTCTGTCGATGCgtcgtattaaaatattctgaaaaaattgaacgatcgtttataactatttttaaacgtaATTTACTTCGTTACTttgacttttttataaaattcttttagtttgtaattttttatattatcatttctatataagaaaatttgaatataattttttaattgaaaaattataatttaattattaaaaaaacttttcaatagttctataaaataaagcaTTTAAGTATGATATTCCTTtatgacaattattttttaaaagacgaGACTTTGGAATCGAATTGGTATCgattttgaaacaattatacCTATTTAGTAccgatataaatgtaaatgatataattaaaatcgtaaaacGTGCTTTTCCAACTAAAGCTAATACTATTatcactattaaaaaaatcgatttccaAGAATTAGCATAGGAATTTAAATGCTTTACGAAAAATCCTTCcaatatatttaagtaatgagaaataaaacctcatttatacatacattttttttttattataatcttaataacaattttcaactttattaaactttattaaatttaataaaataaaagaaagaagttagactattatagtattatagactatatactattatagACTCCAATTtagacttttataaataaatccaatCAACACTTACCTAAGAAATTACATTATGTTGCAGGTAACATGCCAAGACGAAGACAGTACTCAATGCATGCCAAAAACAGCCTTCTTGGCCCTCTTACGTCATCCGGAAGTGAGTTCGAGCTTGGCCGCCTACTCCAGAGCGGCAAGGGTGACTCAAGATACGAAAAGTCGTAACGACATGGCGCATCTGAGGGCTTTGACCGAGGAGGGCGACGACACCGAGATCTGTGTTCCTGGTCGTGTTTATCTGCAATTGTTGAAGGATCCCGTCGTACGTGGCGATCTCAGCGCAATCCTCAACGGAAGAACGCAGAAGGTGCCGGATCTTCTGGGACGTTTGATCGACGACACCGATCAGATGGATGCGAGGGAATATCCGTTTGAATATCAGAAAAGAAGCATCGCGACGTTGGCCAAGAACGATGATTTGCCGATTAGTCTTCATGATCGTATGGCAGAAAATGAGGATGACGAGGAAAAGAGAGCAGTAATTTCCAGGTATGaacatgttattaatttattattaattattcttacttTACTaccttaaattttaatgaaacgagATTAAATGAtccgtttcattttattcaagatcttattttaataatcttaataatttgaaagaacggataaatcttattttttataaatttaaaaagttctttatacttttaaaaaagtatactttcttttctacaaaaaatcttccccaattaaaataaattaaattctcctttttaaattttccaaagctCTTCCATCTAATTCCCTTCCAAACTTCTTTCCAGCAGCGATCATTCGATTATCCGCGACTACCTTCCACCCAACGGCCGATCGGAAGAGCAAGCCTTAAGAGATTTCTCTATGGAGAAGCGAAACGTGGGCACCCTGGCCCGCGATTTCGCGCTGCCACCCGGCAGACGCAACATCGCGTCCCTGATGCGTGATTACGATCAGAGCAGAGAAAATCGCGTGCCGTTCCCTGGGAAAAGGAACGTCGCGTCCCTCGCAAGAACGTACACCCTGCCACAAAATGCTGGAAAAAGGAATGTTGGATCCGTGGCAAGAGAGCACGGATTGCCTTATGGGAAACGATACGTCGCCTCCTTGGCGAGAACGGGCGATCTTCCTATCCGTGGTCAAAGGAGCGTCTCCTCTTTGGCCAGAACTGGCGATCTTCCTGTCCGCGAGCAAAGGAGCGTCTCCTCTTTGGCCAAGAATTCCGCTTGGCCTGTGTCGTTGAAGAGAGGAATCTTTCTGCCCGGGAGCGTGATCCTCAGGGCGCTCTCCCGCCAAGGTAGATCGTTCGACTCGGCAGACACGAATGCGAGAAACGATCTGTTGGATCTTCAGGCGCTTGGCAACTTGCGACAGAGTCAGGAGAACGATTACGAAAGCGAGGAGAAGGTGAACGATTCGTTGAAGGCCGACTCGAATATCAGGAGATCCAAGAGGGAGATTGCTTTCTCCGATGAGTATCCGCTTCCTGTGATGCAGAATGCGAATATGTTCGATTACGAGGAGATGATGGAGGCGCTTGGTGGACAGTATCCTAATGCTGAGAAGAGGTTCATGGGTGAGTAACTTTGATTCGTTTGTTTTTGGATTTAGTTAGTTTGGAAGTTTTTGGGGAAAGtagtgtgagagagagagaagagacgaAGAAAGAAGTTTATTTGATGATAGGTATACATACACGTTTACaagtaaatttcaaaatcttgtTTAAGGGTAATATTTgctactaaatcttaaattagctacaaatttgtatcaattgaaataagaataatcgttaatttatatttatatgataaatgttttaatacatattttataacgaaAGATAGAATGATACAAATACTTCTCCCCTTCTTCAAGGCATcgacgattattaattaaaacctattgatattaaaacacGCGAATGCAGTTCAAAAGAATGATTGAAGAATCGAGATAGTTACTTTAGAAACTATTCCTTCTCCATACGAAGAAATGTTCTTCGTAAACGTGATTACAGTCGAAAGCAAATCCAAAGAACCGCAAAACACACATGGATCCAAGCCGTGAAATATCCCTTTTCCCCTTTCAAAACGGTACTCTTCCATGCTTGAAACGCGAGGCGAGattaattaacttttcaaCCGAATGACGAGCGATACGGCACGCTATACCCTTCCGTAAGCACCCTCGATACCCGAGATCCGATAAAAGTAGACCTCGTTTTCGAGTTTGTGTATTTCATGTCGGCGGGAATGGACATGTCAACCGCGTAGTAATTGAACACGAAAGTCCAGAGATCGAGCGTAAATCGAGCGGTATCTGTGAATGTCAGGAACAGGTTCTGCACCGGAGATGCAGCCGGAGGTAGACCAGTTCGGCTACCCGGAAACGTTTCAAGCGAATAAAAGGCACATCGGGGCCCTGGCACGCCTTGGTTGGCTTCCATCTTTGAGGACCGCCAGATTTTCGCGGTCACCTCGGTATTTGGTTGACAGGTCAGACCATTAGGTTCTCACCTGTCATTCTATGTTCGATTGAACGGAaagttgttgttgtttttgttatccatatatttatatatatatgtgtcataagtgataatttttcaatacgaatttatcattgagtgaa
This region of Apis mellifera strain DH4 linkage group LG14, Amel_HAv3.1, whole genome shotgun sequence genomic DNA includes:
- the LOC100577694 gene encoding neuropeptide-like 1 isoform X2, giving the protein MVEMAYIRKLTRTLPVLRFGEPHWEDISDLVCEMGLTGNHLVTLLLYVAVVNEIRLPLVTCQDEDSTQCMPKTAFLALLRHPEVSSSLAAYSRAARVTQDTKSRNDMAHLRALTEEGDDTEICVPGRVYLQLLKDPVVRGDLSAILNGRTQKVPDLLGRLIDDTDQMDAREYPFEYQKRSIATLAKNDDLPISLHDRMAENEDDEEKRAVISSDHSIIRDYLPPNGRSEEQALRDFSMEKRNVGTLARDFALPPGRRNIASLMRDYDQSRENRVPFPGKRNVASLARTYTLPQNAGKRNVGSVAREHGLPYGKRYVASLARTGDLPIRGQRSVSSLARTGDLPVREQRSVSSLAKNSAWPVSLKRGIFLPGSVILRALSRQGRSFDSADTNARNDLLDLQALGNLRQSQENDYESEEKVNDSLKADSNIRRSKREIAFSDEYPLPVMQNANMFDYEEMMEALGGQYPNAEKRFMGTGSAPEMQPEVDQFGYPETFQANKRHIGALARLGWLPSLRTARFSRSPRYLVDRENPADGSSPNYSSNSSTRSLRPNLNPRTRYIQALHGDCRHGFKRFLLLPATDNNYFHQKLPSSLRSKSL
- the LOC100577694 gene encoding neuropeptide-like 1 isoform X5, with product MVEMAYIRKLTRTLPVLRFGEPHWEDISDLVCEMGLTGNHLVTLLLYVAVVNEIRLPLVTCQDEDSTQCMPKTAFLALLRHPEVSSSLAAYSRAARVTQDTKSRNDMAHLRALTEEGDDTEICVPGRVYLQLLKDPVVRGDLSAILNGRTQKVPDLLGRLIDDTDQMDAREYPFEYQKRSIATLAKNDDLPISLHDRMAENEDDEEKRAVISSSDHSIIRDYLPPNGRSEEQALRDFSMEKRNVGTLARDFALPPGRRNIASLMRDYDQSRENRVPFPGKRNVASLARTYTLPQNAGKRNVGSVAREHGLPYGKRYVASLARTGDLPIRGQRSVSSLARTGDLPVREQRSVSSLAKNSAWPVSLKRGIFLPGSVILRALSRQGRSFDSADTNARNDLLDLQALGNLRQSQENDYESEEKVNDSLKADSNIRRSKREIAFSDEYPLPVMQNANMFDYEEMMEALGGQYPNAEKRFMDSHFLKW
- the LOC100577694 gene encoding neuropeptide-like 1 isoform X1, whose translation is MVEMAYIRKLTRTLPVLRFGEPHWEDISDLVCEMGLTGNHLVTLLLYVAVVNEIRLPLVTCQDEDSTQCMPKTAFLALLRHPEVSSSLAAYSRAARVTQDTKSRNDMAHLRALTEEGDDTEICVPGRVYLQLLKDPVVRGDLSAILNGRTQKVPDLLGRLIDDTDQMDAREYPFEYQKRSIATLAKNDDLPISLHDRMAENEDDEEKRAVISSSDHSIIRDYLPPNGRSEEQALRDFSMEKRNVGTLARDFALPPGRRNIASLMRDYDQSRENRVPFPGKRNVASLARTYTLPQNAGKRNVGSVAREHGLPYGKRYVASLARTGDLPIRGQRSVSSLARTGDLPVREQRSVSSLAKNSAWPVSLKRGIFLPGSVILRALSRQGRSFDSADTNARNDLLDLQALGNLRQSQENDYESEEKVNDSLKADSNIRRSKREIAFSDEYPLPVMQNANMFDYEEMMEALGGQYPNAEKRFMGTGSAPEMQPEVDQFGYPETFQANKRHIGALARLGWLPSLRTARFSRSPRYLVDRENPADGSSPNYSSNSSTRSLRPNLNPRTRYIQALHGDCRHGFKRFLLLPATDNNYFHQKLPSSLRSKSL
- the LOC100577694 gene encoding neuropeptide-like 1 isoform X3, with product MVEMAYIRKLTRTLPVLRFGEPHWEDISDLVCEMGLTGNHLVTLLLYVAVVNEIRLPLVTCQDEDSTQCMPKTAFLALLRHPEVSSSLAAYSRAARVTQDTKSRNDMAHLRALTEEGDDTEICVPGRVYLQLLKDPVVRGDLSAILNGRTQKVPDLLGRLIDDTDQMDAREYPFEYQKRSIATLAKNDDLPISLHDRMAENEDDEEKRAVISSSDHSIIRDYLPPNGRSEEQALRDFSMEKRNVGTLARDFALPPGRRNIASLMRDYDQSRENRVPFPGKRNVASLARTYTLPQNAGKRNVGSVAREHGLPYGKRYVASLARTGDLPIRGQRSVSSLARTGDLPVREQRSVSSLAKNSAWPVSLKRGIFLPGSVILRALSRQGRSFDSADTNARNDLLDLQALGNLRQSQENDYESEEKVNDSLKADSNIRRSKREIAFSDEYPLPVMQNANMFDYEEMMEALGGQYPNAEKRFMGTGSAPEMQPEVDQFGYPETFQANKRHIGALARLGWLPSLRTARFSRSPRYLVDRFSFSQMVKWRIPQMGPRPTTPPTRRQGR
- the LOC100577694 gene encoding neuropeptide-like 1 isoform X4, which encodes MVEMAYIRKLTRTLPVLRFGEPHWEDISDLVCEMGLTGNHLVTLLLYVAVVNEIRLPLVTCQDEDSTQCMPKTAFLALLRHPEVSSSLAAYSRAARVTQDTKSRNDMAHLRALTEEGDDTEICVPGRVYLQLLKDPVVRGDLSAILNGRTQKVPDLLGRLIDDTDQMDAREYPFEYQKRSIATLAKNDDLPISLHDRMAENEDDEEKRAVISSSDHSIIRDYLPPNGRSEEQALRDFSMEKRNVGTLARDFALPPGRRNIASLMRDYDQSRENRVPFPGKRNVASLARTYTLPQNAGKRNVGSVAREHGLPYGKRYVASLARTGDLPIRGQRSVSSLARTGDLPVREQRSVSSLAKNSAWPVSLKRGIFLPGSVILRALSRQGRSFDSADTNARNDLLDLQALGNLRQSQENDYESEEKVNDSLKADSNIRRSKREIAFSDEYPLPVMQNANMFDYEEMMEALGGQYPNAEKRFMGRIPQMGPRPTTPPTRRQGR